From Argopecten irradians isolate NY chromosome 2, Ai_NY, whole genome shotgun sequence, the proteins below share one genomic window:
- the LOC138315553 gene encoding transcription factor MafB-like: MEADPLMVNDCINDFDLDQFVERSAVIKQETLDRLDFSDCCNGGAKSPATASEASSTAPSICSVPQSPSCFSNSSCSSVPPSPTESKNLYDDIGWLTQSVSFNSASMEGVSEAVDVLISSSPEFVNNFTKYLVSGAEAGKESLPSSPPAQASLTTKVPTLKRSRSSNNKKKMDDEELVTLPVRELNRRLQGLPKDDVVKLKQKRRTLKNRGYAQNCRSKRMQQRQDLEVTNRSLEKELKQLQRQLSNLTRERDLYKQQYEFLRVKCSLAVSKSTRKHDLDGSVSSYAPSSPDSD; the protein is encoded by the coding sequence ATGGAGGCCGACCCGCTCATGGTAAATGACTGTATAAATGACTTCGACTTAGACCAGTTTGTCGAACGTTCTGCTGTGATTAAACAAGAGACACTTGATCGGCTCGATTTCAGTGATTGCTGTAATGGCGGAGCTAAATCCCCGGCTACGGCTTCTGAGGCCAGCTCGACCGCACCCTCCATATGTAGTGTGCCCCAGTCCCCGAGCTGCTTCAGCAACAGTAGCTGTAGCAGTGTCCCTCCTAGTCCCACGGAGTCCAAAAATCTGTATGATGACATTGGTTGGCTCACCCAAAGTGTGTCGTTCAACTCGGCAAGCATGGAAGGGGTCTCTGAGGCAGTTGACGTATTGATTTCTAGCAGCCCAGAGTTTGTGAACAATTTTACAAAGTACTTGGTATCTGGGGCCGAGGCCGGCAAGGAATCACTCCCTAGTTCTCCACCTGCACAGGCCAGCCTAACAACTAAGGTCCCAACCCTCAAACGGAGCAGAAGCagcaacaacaaaaagaaaatggaCGACGAGGAATTGGTTACTTTGCCTGTGAGAGAGCTGAACCGGCGACTTCAGGGGCTACCAAAGGATGACGTTGTAAAGTTAAAACAGAAAAGAAGAACATTGAAAAATCGAGGATATGCTCAAAATTGCCGTTCCAAACGCATGCAACAGAGACAAGATTTAGAAGTTACTAACCGTTCTCTTGAAAAAGAATTGAAACAACTTCAGAGGCAGCTGTCAAACCTGACACGAGAGAGGGatttatataaacaacagtacGAGTTTCTCAGGGTGAAATGTAGCTTGGCTGTTAGCAAAAGTACCAGGAAACACGACTTGGATGGATCAGTGTCTAGCTATGCTCCAAGTTCTCCAGACAGTGATTGA
- the LOC138316648 gene encoding GATA zinc finger domain-containing protein 14-like, whose translation MVNNPHSMVSNPQYMVNHPKHMVNNPHSMVSNHQYMVNNLQCIFNNPQYMVNNPHSMVSNPQNMVNNPQYMVNNPQHMVKNPHSMVNNRQNMVNNPQCMVNNPQHIVNNPHSMVSNPQNMVNNPQCMVNNPQHMVNNPHSMVSNPQNMVNNPQYMVNNPQHMVNNPHSMVNNRQNMVNNPQCMVNNPQHIVNNPHSMVSNPHYMVNQSQHMVKNPHSMVSNPRYMVNN comes from the coding sequence ATGGTCAACAACCCACACTCAATGGTCAGCAACCCACAGTACATGGTCAACCACCCAAAGCACATGGTCAACAATCCACACTCAATGGTCAGCAACCATCAGTACATGGTCAACAACCTACAGTGCATCTTCAACAACCCACAGTACATGGTCAACAACCCACACTCAATGGTCAGCAACCCACAGAACATGGTCAACAACCCACAGTACATGGTCAACAACCCACAGCACATGGTCAAGAACCCACACTCAATGGTCAACAACCGACAGAACATGGTCAACAACCCACAGTGCATGGTCAACAACCCACAGCACATTGTCAACAACCCACACTCAATGGTCAGCAACCCACAGAACATGGTCAACAACCCACAGTGCATGGTCAACAACCCACAGCACATGGTCAACAACCCACACTCAATGGTCAGCAACCCACAGAACATGGTCAACAACCCACAGTACATGGTCAACAACCCACAGCACATGGTCAACAACCCACACTCAATGGTCAACAACCGACAGAACATGGTCAACAACCCACAGTGCATGGTCAACAACCCACAGCACATTGTCAACAACCCACACTCAATGGTCAGCAACCCACATTACATGGTTAACCAATCACAGCACATGGTCAAGAACCCACACTCAATGGTCAGCAACCCACGGTACATGGTCAACAACTAA